Proteins encoded in a region of the Mesoflavibacter profundi genome:
- a CDS encoding TIGR02757 family protein — protein sequence MDNFNHLKEFLDLKVEQYNNPKFIDSDPIQIPHQFQLKEDIEIAGFLTATIAWGNRKSIINNANKLMDLLDRSPYDFVLNHQPNDLERLNNFVHRTFNGQDCKTFINALKHIYTNHQGLETVFSNYSSNLQLGISKFKSTFFEIEHLPRTQKHISDPLKNSAAKRINMFLRWMVRQDNAGVDFGIWKNIPMSALSCPLDVHSGNIARQLGLLQRKQNDAKALEELDTALRQLDPKDPVKYDFALFGVGIFEKF from the coding sequence TTGGATAATTTTAACCATCTAAAAGAATTTTTAGACTTAAAAGTAGAACAATATAATAATCCAAAATTTATAGATTCGGATCCTATTCAAATTCCTCATCAATTTCAACTTAAAGAAGATATAGAAATCGCTGGATTTTTAACAGCTACCATTGCTTGGGGAAACAGAAAAAGCATCATTAACAATGCTAATAAATTAATGGATTTATTAGATCGATCGCCTTACGACTTTGTCCTAAATCACCAACCTAACGATCTTGAACGATTAAATAATTTTGTACATCGTACATTTAATGGTCAAGATTGCAAAACGTTTATAAACGCCTTAAAACACATTTATACAAATCATCAAGGATTAGAAACAGTCTTTAGCAACTACTCTTCTAACCTTCAATTAGGTATATCTAAATTTAAGTCTACTTTTTTTGAAATTGAACACTTACCAAGAACACAAAAACATATTAGCGATCCATTAAAAAATAGTGCTGCAAAACGCATAAATATGTTTCTACGTTGGATGGTAAGACAAGATAATGCTGGTGTAGATTTTGGGATTTGGAAAAACATACCAATGTCTGCCCTATCCTGTCCATTAGATGTGCACTCTGGTAATATAGCTAGACAATTAGGTTTATTGCAAAGAAAACAAAACGATGCGAAAGCTTTAGAAGAATTAGACACTGCATTAAGACAACTGGATCCTAAAGATCCTGTTAAATATGATTTTGCTCTTTTTGGCGTAGGAATTTTCGAAAAATTTTAA